From one Humulus lupulus chromosome 8, drHumLupu1.1, whole genome shotgun sequence genomic stretch:
- the LOC133797181 gene encoding receptor-like protein EIX2 has protein sequence MIRCKEVEREALLKFKEGLYESAYATLLSSWGSEVEKKECCDWVGIRCDNTSDHVIMLDISPSTFGKNDDDVIPITGKHISSSLLKLPYLNYLRLSSIDLSYTYIPSFIGNLTKLLYLNLSYNYMTGKIPPQLGNLSSLQFLDLGYNDLTIRNLDWISTLSSLRQLDLSGTNLAKMENLMQPICKLPHLTNLKLAGCNLHDITPSFVSLINSSTSLSILDLSGNHLSIYTYQSLFSFLPNLVHLDLSYNMLSSIPQAYRNMTAITYLDLSHNVVEGSIPKSFGYLTALAYLDLSFNYNVHGKIPNTFGNMTSLEYISLSYNHLQGYIPNGFGHMVSLASLDLSFNELEGCIPNDFGNMIALEHLDLEFNNLIGEIPKSLWNICTLQKFEASTNNLSGWLPDLSQFPSRSCAHYCLEYLGLSFNKLTGLFVDDTLLSSLKELRLNSNQLQGLVPESIGNLRHLGILDLSMNSLEGVICEAHFSNLSRLYHLDLSFNKYLQLNVPSDWIPPFYLQVMGLGNCRLGLKFPKWLQNQTNLSHIDISNSGISQPIPNWFWNFTTQLAFVNLSNNQISGAIVEDYSSKLNLSEVDLSSNHFDGPIPRFLFRGQAYLSKNEFSSLDSICNVTDNYQHYLSFLDISDNQLIGELPNCLSKHKAIQILILSNNKLSGKIPNSIGNLSWISTLHLSNNSLIGKLPSSMKNCRELEVLDLGNNRLVGPIPMWMGKSLQQLIVLSLRSNQFNKKIPSNLYHLEHLQVLDLSSNDISGSIPSYIGNFTSMKKNKDDSFIDYTTITHFANGSSGYDDQILLTWKGTLSEYKSTLRLVKMIDLSSNKLTGELPRQIVELNGLVSLNLSRNNLSGQIPAEIGKLVSLDALDLSRNHFSGKIPSTLSEVDRLNTLDLSRNNLSGKIPTGPQLQTRDEAAYMGNPELCGSPLQKKCPGEEEPITQLGGHLENDSQDAFISKGFFISLALGFMAGFWGICCTLIFNKSWRCVFFKLFNDVEDWMYVTTRVIRRRYCN, from the coding sequence ATGATCAGGTGCAAAGAAGTTGAAAGAGAAGCACTCCTCAAGTTTAAAGAGGGTCTGTATGAAAGTGCCTACGCTACTCTACTTTCTTCTTGGGGGAGTGAAGTAGAGAAGAAAGAGTGTTGTGACTGGGTTGGAATTCGTTGTGACAACACCTCAGATCATGTCATCATGCTCGACATTTCTCCTTCAACTTTTGGCAAAAACGATGATGACGTAATTCCTATTACAGGTAAACATATAAGTTCTTCGTTGCTTAAGTTGCCATATTTGAACTATTTGCGCCTCAGTTCCATTGATTTGAGTTACACTTACATCCCAAGTTTTATTGGTAATCTTACCAAATTATTATACCTCAATCTCTCTTACAATTACATGACTGGAAAAATCCCTCCTCAACTCGGAAATCTTTCCAGCTTGCAGTTTCTTGATCTTGGATATAATGATTTGACTATAAGAAACCTGGATTGGATTTCTACCCTTTCTTCTTTAAGACAGCTTGACCTAAGTGGAACAAACTTGGCAAAAATGGAAAATTTGATGCAACCAATATGCAAACTTCCTCACCTAACAAATTTGAAGTTAGCTGGTTGCAATCTTCATGACATAACGCCTTCATTTGTTTCTCTCATTAACTCTTCAACATCTCTTTCTATTCTTGATCTCTCTGGGAATCATCTATCTATTTATACATACCAAAGTCTGTTTAGCTTCCTGCCCAACCTTGTTCATCTTGATCTCTCTTATAACATGTTAAGTTCTATTCCACAAGCTTATCGAAACATGACTGCAATAACATACCTTGATCTTTCTCATAATGTGGTAGAGGGTTCGATTCCAAAATCTTTTGGATATTTGACTGCTCTAGCATACCTTGATCTTTCCTTTAATTATAATGTACATGGTAAAATTCCAAACACTTTTGGAAACATGACTTCCCTTGAATACATTTCTCTATCTTATAATCATTTACAAGGTTACATTCCTAATGGTTTTGGTCACATGGTTTCACTTGCATCTCTTGACCTCAGTTTTAATGAATTAGAAGGTTGTATTCCTAATGATTTTGGAAACATGATTGCCTTAGAACACCTCGATCTTGAATTTAATAATCTCATTGGTGAAATTCCCAAATCACTTTGGAATATATGTACACTACAAAAATTTGAGGCAAGTACCAACAATCTTAGTGGATGGCTCCCTGATCTTAGTCAATTTCCGTCGAGGTCATGTGCTCATTATTGCTTAGAGTATTTAGGTTTAAGCTTCAACAAATTGACTGGATTATTTGTCGATGATACACTTCTTTCATCTTTGAAAGAGTTGCGGCTTAATTCTAATCAATTACAAGGACTTGTACCCGAAAGTATTGGCAATTTGAGGCATTTGGGGATTTTGGATCTATCTATGAACTCACTTGAAGGTGTGATTTGTGAAGCTCATTTTTCAAACCTCTCAAGGTTGTATCATTTGGATCTATCATTTAATAAATATCTACAATTGAATGTCCCTTCTGACTGGATTCCTCCCTTTTATTTACAAGTTATGGGACTTGGGAATTGTAGACTAGGGCTTAAGTTTCCAAAGTGGCTACAAAATCAAACCAATCTCTCACATATAGATATTTCCAATTCGGGAATTTCACAACCTATTCCCAATTGGTTTTGGAATTTCACTACTCAGTTAGCCTTTGTGAATCTTTCTAACAACCAAATTAGTGGAGCAATAGTGGAAGATTATTCATCAAAGCTGAACCTTAGTGAGGTTGATTTAAGTTCAAATCATTTTGATGGTCCAATACCAAGATTTTTATTCAGAGGGCAAGCATATCTTTCCAAAAATGAATTTTCAAGTCTAGATTCCATATGTAATGTCACTGACAATTATCAGCACTACTTGAGCTTTCTAGATATCTCTGATAATCAATTGATTGGAGAGCTTCCAAATTGTTTGTCCAAACATAAAGCCATACAAATTCTCATTTTATCAAACAATAAGTTATCAGGAAAAATTCCTAATTCTATTGGCAATTTATCATGGATTAGCACATTACATTTGAGCAACAACAGTTTAATTGGGAAACTGCCTTCATCCATGAAAAACTGTCGAGAATTGGAAGTTCTTGACTTAGGAAATAATAGATTAGTGGGGCCAATACCGATGTGGATGGGGAAAAGTCTTCAACAACTTATTGTTCTTAGCTTGAGATCCAatcaatttaataaaaaaatccccTCAAATCTTTATCATTTGGAACATCTTCAAGTGTTGGATCTGTCTTCAAATGACATCTCTGGAAGCATACCAAGTTATATTGGTAACTTTACTTCAATGAAAAAGAATAAAGATGATAGTTTTATTGACTATACAACTATTACTCATTTTGCAAATGGAAGCTCCGGCTATGATGATCAAATTTTGTTGACTTGGAAAGGAACTCTGTCTGAGTACAAAAGTACTCTTCGACTTGTTAAGATGATTGATCTTTCGAGCAACAAGCTGACAGGAGAACTTCCAAGGCAAATCGTTGAACTTAATGGTTTGGTATCTTTGAACTTATCAAGAAACAATTTAAGCGGGCAAATTCCTGCAGAGATTGGCAAGTTGGTATCTCTAGATGCTCTCGATTTATCAAGGAACCATTTTTCTGGAAAAATTCCTTCAACTTTATCAGAAGTGGATCGTCTCAACACATTAGACTTGTCCAGAAATAATTTGTCTGGAAAAATTCCAACAGGCCCTCAACTCCAAACCCGAGATGAAGCTGCATATATGGGGAATCCAGAACTCTGTGGATCCCCACTTCAAAAAAAATGTCCAGGTGAAGAAGAACCTATTACTCAGCTTGGTGGCCACCTAGAAAATGATAGCCAAGATGCGTTTATAAGCAAAGGATTTTTCATCAGCTTAGCACTTGGATTTATGGCTGGATTTTGGGGAATATGTTGCACTTTAATCTTCAATAAGTCTTGGAGATGCGTATTTTTCAAGCTCTTTAATGATGTAGAAGATTGGATGTACGTAACTACAAGAGTGATAAGGCGAAGATACTGCAATTGA